From Bombyx mori chromosome 10, ASM3026992v2, a single genomic window includes:
- the LOC101741170 gene encoding peptidyl-prolyl cis-trans isomerase H: protein MPTWNQIQSQLRNPNNPVVFFDITVGTTEIGRMIFELFADVVPKTSENFREFCTGEYRRDGVPLGYKGATFHRVIKDFMIQGGDFVNGDGTGVMSIYGGSTFADENFGLKHDSPGLLSMANSGKDTNGCQFFITCAKCNFLDNKHVVFGRVIDGLLVMRKIENVPTGPNNKPKIPVTISQCGQM from the exons ATGCCTACTTGGAACCAAATACAGTCACAACTTAGGAATCCTAACAATCCAGTAGTGTTTTTCGACATTACTGTAGGAACAACG gaAATAGGTCGTATGATATTCGAGTTATTCGCCGACGTAGTACCAAAAACTAGTGAGAACTTCAGAGAATTTTGTACCGGTGAATACAGGCGGGATGGTGTGCCCTTAGGTTACAAAGGAGCTACTTTTCACAGAGTAATAAAAGATTTTATGATTCAGGGTGGCGATTTCGTAAAT GGAGACGGTACAGGCGTTATGAGCATATATGGTGGAAGCACTTTTGCAGATGAAAACTTTGGTTTGAAACATGACTCTCCAGGGTTATTGTCCATGGCAAATAGTGGTAAAGACACGAATGGCTGTCAGTTCTTTATCACATGTGCAAAATGTAATTTCTTAGACAATAAGCATGTAGTATTTGGTAGAGTTATAGATGGATTACTTGTCATGAGGAAAATAGAAAATGTACCAACAGGACCAAATAATAAACCTAAAATACCAGTAACAATATCTCAATGTGgacaaatgtaa
- the LOC101740938 gene encoding coenzyme Q-binding protein COQ10 homolog A, mitochondrial isoform X2, translated as MIISQSCAVGRYIFRKKNVVFSFQGHYVNRQGSALCHCQGIQQQNRSFINLPITNKTRVYTGRQLVGYTMEQMFEVVSDVGSYNKFLPWCKKSIVLKETPGNLKADLIIGFPPINESYTSNVTLVKPHLVKAECSDGRLFHHMLTLWRFSPGLKREQQSCVVDFQITFEFRSAIHSHLSNLFFDQVARQMEGAFIKEVGRRNGPATMQPRKLLINNHTLKT; from the exons ATGATTATCTCTCAAAGTTGTGCCGTAGGGCGATACATTTTTCGCAAGAAAAATGTAGTTTTCAG TTTTCAGGGTCATTACGTAAATAGACAAGGTAGTGCACTATGTCATTGCCAAGGCATTCAACAACAAAATCGTAGTTTTATAAACCTGccaataacaaacaaaacaagaGTTTATACTGGAAGGCAACTTGTTGG CTACACAATGGAGCAAATGTTTGAAGTTGTATCAGATGTAGGAAGCTACAACAAATTCCTACCGTGGTGCAAAAAGTCTATAGTTTTGAAAGAAACACCAGGAAACCTGAAGGCGGACTTGATCATTGGCTTTCCTCCTATCAATGAAAGCTACACTTCAAATGTTACGCTAGTCAAACCACATTTGGTAAAAGCAGAGTGTTCTGATGGAAGACTCTTCCACCATATGTTGACCCTTTGGAGATTCAGTCCTGGTCTAAAAAGAGAACAGCAGTCGTGTGTTGTGGACTTCCAGATAACATTCGAATTTAGATCAGCTATACATTCACATTTATCTAATTTGTTTTTTGACCAAGTTGCTCGACAAATGGAAGGTGCTTTCATTAAAGAAGTCGGAAGGCGCAATGGGCCGGCAACAATGCAGCCTAGAAAGTTACTAATAAACAATCACACTTTGAAAACTTGA
- the LOC101740938 gene encoding coenzyme Q-binding protein COQ10 homolog A, mitochondrial isoform X1 — protein sequence MIISQSCAVGRYIFRKKNVVFRKLLSSYSFQGHYVNRQGSALCHCQGIQQQNRSFINLPITNKTRVYTGRQLVGYTMEQMFEVVSDVGSYNKFLPWCKKSIVLKETPGNLKADLIIGFPPINESYTSNVTLVKPHLVKAECSDGRLFHHMLTLWRFSPGLKREQQSCVVDFQITFEFRSAIHSHLSNLFFDQVARQMEGAFIKEVGRRNGPATMQPRKLLINNHTLKT from the exons ATGATTATCTCTCAAAGTTGTGCCGTAGGGCGATACATTTTTCGCAAGAAAAATGTAGTTTTCAG GAAACTCTTGTCTTCCTATAGTTTTCAGGGTCATTACGTAAATAGACAAGGTAGTGCACTATGTCATTGCCAAGGCATTCAACAACAAAATCGTAGTTTTATAAACCTGccaataacaaacaaaacaagaGTTTATACTGGAAGGCAACTTGTTGG CTACACAATGGAGCAAATGTTTGAAGTTGTATCAGATGTAGGAAGCTACAACAAATTCCTACCGTGGTGCAAAAAGTCTATAGTTTTGAAAGAAACACCAGGAAACCTGAAGGCGGACTTGATCATTGGCTTTCCTCCTATCAATGAAAGCTACACTTCAAATGTTACGCTAGTCAAACCACATTTGGTAAAAGCAGAGTGTTCTGATGGAAGACTCTTCCACCATATGTTGACCCTTTGGAGATTCAGTCCTGGTCTAAAAAGAGAACAGCAGTCGTGTGTTGTGGACTTCCAGATAACATTCGAATTTAGATCAGCTATACATTCACATTTATCTAATTTGTTTTTTGACCAAGTTGCTCGACAAATGGAAGGTGCTTTCATTAAAGAAGTCGGAAGGCGCAATGGGCCGGCAACAATGCAGCCTAGAAAGTTACTAATAAACAATCACACTTTGAAAACTTGA
- the LOC101741314 gene encoding uncharacterized protein LOC101741314, translating into MGRKAKFDETKKVKKGPGRKAKKQPDPVFRKELLETEDQVKKLTHRQKQRAAKRAKKKAEIVEKRKAIKQGKKNEAKEIETNDEDIKKPVVKGYSDDNKEWLKPKQKVKQQKKQKDSDSDICDQDEGSEMEQDSEAESEHEEETKTVSEKYKVGTLDDLFKDSDEEEADPSSEEEGSVNSGNAGYNSDSSEEESDEDGDDEDMLPIEKANVKLKKKQKEEKKLADEEMQLNISKQDVFAFPSEEELQNPTSLQDVQQRIKDVVSVLTEFNRLKEEGRSRCEYTDLLLKDLCTYYSYNEFLMEVLMQIFPVQELVEFLEASEIARPVTIRTNSLKTRRRDLAQALINRGVNLDPVGKWSKVGLVIYSSTVPIGATPEYLAGHYILQGASSFLPVMALAPQENERILDMCAAPGGKASHIAAIMKNTGALFANDANKERTKAVVGNFHRLGVVNAVICNYDGRQFPEVIKGFDRVLLDAPCTGTGVIAKDPSVKTTKDQKDIQRCFNLQRQLLLAAIDCCNAKSSTGGYIVYSTCSILPEENEWVVNYALKRRNVKLVPTGLDFGTEGFMKYRHHRFHPSLKLTRRFYPHTHNMDGFFVAKLKKFSNVIPEAVIDDDDKETEGADEETVVTNEGDQSTDAISNNVTSKVSGPQKRTLEPESNIAEPQTKKMKGENAKSSTGNAAVNKKNKNKNKKGPQSQNLNNSNSRVQGKMGSAEKLQNSRKQQEPSLHGQGKQHEKKNSKLGKNRKVNGLTENKNKKANENKPNSSNPMKTTNKKHSKINKNHSKIKRKV; encoded by the exons ATGGGTAGAAAAGCGAAATTTGATGAGACGAAAAAAGTGAAAAAAGGTCCTGGAAGGAAAGCAAAAAAACAGCCCGATCCAGTATTTAGAAAGGAGCTAT TAGAGACTGAAGATCAGGTGAAAAAACTGACTCACAGGCAAAAGCAAAGGGCCGCAAAACGTGCCAAAAAAAAGGCTGAAATAGTTGAAAAAAGAAAAGCTATAAAACAAGGCAAGAAAAATGAAGCTAAAGAAATTGAGACAAATGACGAAGACATTAAAAAACCAGTTGTAAAAG GTTACTCTGATGACAACAAAGAATGGCTGAAACCAAAACAGAAGGTTAAACaacagaaaaaacaaaaagattcaGACAGTGACATTTGTGATCAAGATGAGGGTTCAGAGATGGAGCAGGACTCTGAAGCTGAAAGTGAGCATGAAGAAGAAACAAAAACTGTCAGTGAAAAGTATAAG GTGGGAACTCTTGATGATCTATTCAAAGATTCTGATGAAGAGGAGGCGGATCCAAGTTCAGAAGAAGAAGGATCTGTAAATAGTGGCAATGCAGGATATAATTCTGATTCAAGTGAAGAAGAATCTGATGAGGATGGTGATGATGAGGATATGCTGCCTATTGAAAAAGCAAATGTGAAGCTGAAGAAGAAACAAAAGGAGGAAAAGAAATTGGCAGATGAGGAAATGCAATTGAATATATCAAAACAAGATGTTTTTGCTTTCCCTTCAGAAGAAGAGCTACAGAATCCTACCAGCCTTCAAGATGTACAACAAAGGATCAAAGATGTAGTCTCTGTTTTGACAGAATTTAATAGATTAAAAGAGGAAGGGCGTTCAAGATGTGAATACACAGACTTATTACTTAAAGATCTTTGTACCTATTATAGTTATAATGAGTTTTTGATGGAAGTTCTTATGCAAATATTTCCTGTACAAGAATTAGTGGAGTTTTTGGAAGCAAGTGAGATTGCTAGACCTGTGACGATAAGAACTAACAGTCTCAAAACTAGAAGAAGAGATTTAGCCCAGGCATTGATTAATCGAGGAGTCAATTTGGACCCAGTTGGCAAATGGAGCAAGGTTGGCCTTGTTATTTATAGTTCCACAGTACCTATTGGTGCAACGCCTGAGTATTTAGCTGGTCACTATATATTACAAGGTGCATCAAGTTTTTTACCAGTAATGGCATTAGCCCCTCAAGAAAATGAGAGAATATTAGATATGTGTGCTGCTCCAGGTGGGAAAGCGTCACATATAGCTGCTATAATGAAAAATACTGGTGCCTTATTTGCAAATGATGCAAACAAAGAAAGAACAAAAGCAGTTGTGGGAAATTTCCACAGATTGGGTGTAGTCAATGCTGTTATATGCAATTATGATGGTCGACAATTCCCTGAAGTTATTAAAGGGTTTGACAGGGTATTGCTTGACGCACCATGTACTGGTACTGGGGTAATTGCTAAAGATCCCAGTGTAAAGACTACGAAAGACCAGAAGGACATACAAAGGTGTTTTAATTTGCAGAGGCAGCTATTGTTAGCTGCAATTGATTGTTGTAATGCCAAATCAAGTACGGGCGGGTATATTGTGTACTCCACTTGTTCTATTTTACCTGAAGAAAATGAATGGGTTGTAAATTACGCATTGAAGAGACGAAATGTGAAATTGGTTCCCACAGGCCTTGATTTTGGAACTGAAGGTTTTATGAAATACAGGCATCATAGGTTCCATCCATCATTAAAATTGACTAGAAGATTTTATCCTCACACACATAATATGGATGGATTCTTTGTCGctaaattaaagaaattctcCAATGTCATT cctGAGGCAGTTatagatgatgatgataaggAAACCGAAGGTGCAGATGAAGAAACAGTTGTCACAAACGAAGGAGATCAGTCTACAGATGCCATTTCTAATAATGTAACTTCCAAGGTCAGTGGCCCCCAGAAAAGAACTTTGGAGCCAGAGTCGAATATAGCTGAGCCACAAACAAAGAAAATGAAAGGTGAAAATGCAAAAag TTCCACTGGAAACGCTGCGgtcaataagaaaaataaaaataaaaataagaagggACCTCAGTCACAGAACCTAAACAACTCAAATAGTAGAGTTCAGGGTAAAATGGGCAGTGCAGAAAAATTGCAAAACTCAAGAAAGCAGCAAGAACCCTCACTACATGGTCAAGGAAAGCAACatgaaaagaaaaatagtaAACTTGGTAAAAACAGAAAAGTAAATGGTCtgactgaaaataaaaataaaaaggcaaaTGAAAACAAACCTAACAGTTCCAATCCAATGAagacaacaaataaaaagcatagtaaaattaataaaaatcacagtAAAATCAAAAGAAAGGTTTGA